A DNA window from Thalassospiraceae bacterium LMO-JJ14 contains the following coding sequences:
- a CDS encoding copper chaperone PCu(A)C yields the protein MRKIIVAVICGVFLLAQQASADGMNRDGIMVEQAWARATAGPAKAGAAYMTLINMGKEADRLVDVQSELAARTEIHTHLMESGIMRMRRVDGVEIAPGTTEILQPGGLHIMFMGLKAPFKEGQELPLTLVFEKAGRIDITFEVQGVGTKSMPQGHNMHKHGS from the coding sequence ATGAGAAAAATTATTGTCGCCGTTATATGCGGTGTTTTCCTGCTGGCGCAGCAAGCATCCGCCGACGGCATGAACCGTGACGGCATTATGGTCGAACAGGCTTGGGCGCGGGCAACGGCGGGCCCCGCCAAAGCCGGCGCCGCCTATATGACGCTGATTAATATGGGCAAAGAGGCGGATCGTCTCGTCGATGTTCAATCAGAGCTTGCGGCGCGGACCGAAATCCATACCCACCTGATGGAATCGGGCATCATGAGAATGCGCCGGGTGGACGGCGTCGAGATTGCCCCCGGCACCACGGAAATCCTGCAGCCGGGCGGCCTGCACATCATGTTCATGGGCTTGAAAGCACCGTTCAAGGAAGGTCAGGAACTGCCGCTGACACTTGTTTTCGAGAAGGCGGGCCGGATCGATATAACGTTCGAGGTGCAGGGGGTCGGCACCAAGTCCATGCCACAGGGGCACAACATGCACAAGCACGGCAGTTGA
- the rpoH gene encoding RNA polymerase sigma factor RpoH, which yields MGTLAKDFNPTPEENLSRYLQVIRRYPMLTHEEEIALAERWRDHKDDEAAHQMVNSHLRLVAKIAMGYRGYGLPVGELISEGNIGMMQAVKRFDPDKGFRLATYAMWWIRASMQEYILHSWSLVKMGTTAAQKKLFFNLRRIKSELQAIHDGDLTPEHTALIATRLKVSEQEVTNMNRRLAGPDHSLNAPLRDDSEGEWIDWLEDDGHSQETIVAERQESRNRHQMLLGAMKCLTERERHILMERRLKDEPMTLQDLSDVYGISRERVRQIEVRAFEKVRKSVRNAAIKEHMVN from the coding sequence ATGGGCACGCTCGCCAAAGATTTCAATCCGACCCCTGAGGAAAACCTGTCGCGTTATCTTCAGGTTATCCGCCGCTATCCGATGCTGACGCACGAAGAGGAAATTGCCCTCGCAGAACGGTGGCGCGATCACAAGGATGACGAGGCCGCGCATCAAATGGTCAACAGCCACCTGCGTCTGGTCGCCAAAATTGCCATGGGCTATCGCGGCTACGGCCTGCCGGTAGGCGAACTGATCTCGGAAGGCAACATCGGCATGATGCAGGCCGTCAAGCGGTTCGACCCGGACAAGGGGTTTCGTCTGGCGACCTACGCCATGTGGTGGATTCGCGCCTCGATGCAGGAATATATCCTGCATTCATGGTCGCTGGTAAAGATGGGAACCACGGCAGCGCAGAAAAAGCTGTTCTTCAATTTGCGCCGGATCAAAAGCGAACTGCAGGCCATACATGACGGCGATCTGACGCCGGAACATACCGCGTTGATCGCAACGCGGCTCAAGGTTTCCGAGCAGGAAGTCACGAATATGAACCGCCGCCTGGCCGGTCCGGACCATTCACTCAATGCCCCGCTGCGAGACGATAGCGAGGGGGAATGGATCGATTGGCTCGAAGACGACGGCCACTCGCAGGAAACAATTGTCGCCGAGCGTCAGGAGTCGAGAAACCGACACCAGATGCTGCTTGGGGCGATGAAGTGTCTGACCGAACGTGAACGCCATATCCTCATGGAACGTCGGCTTAAGGACGAGCCGATGACACTGCAGGATCTTAGCGATGTGTACGGCATCAGCCGCGAACGTGTGCGCCAGATCGAGGTGCGGGCGTTCGAAAAGGTTCGCAAGTCCGTACGTAACGCGGCGATCAAGGAGCACATGGTCAACTGA
- a CDS encoding RluA family pseudouridine synthase, producing MSEAREITLTVDAADAGARLDKWLADNAGNLSRTRVQALINAGHLRGPGGAAGDISRKVRAGESYTLTVPPPIPARPGAEDIPLEVLYEDEHLIVLVKPTGLVVHPAPGHSGGTLVNALLHHCRGSLSGIGGVTRPGIVHRLDKDTSGVMVCAKSDIAHRGLVEQFQVHSIKRAYMAVVWGMPNSRAGRIENRIGRDPKNRKRMAVVASGGKLAVTDYRVIRPIGAVAALMDCHLFTGRTHQIRVQMSSMGHPLVGDPLYHTRGSSRKDREIVIQGQPGAYKHQALHAYKLGFEHPVTHKELDFEIELSNEINELIDSLETL from the coding sequence ATGAGCGAGGCACGCGAAATCACCCTGACCGTCGACGCCGCCGATGCCGGCGCGCGTCTGGATAAATGGCTGGCCGACAATGCCGGTAATCTGTCCAGAACGCGGGTACAGGCGCTGATCAATGCGGGTCATTTGCGTGGCCCGGGGGGTGCCGCCGGGGATATTTCGCGTAAGGTCAGGGCCGGCGAGAGCTATACCCTGACCGTCCCGCCGCCGATACCGGCCCGCCCGGGTGCAGAGGATATCCCGCTCGAGGTGCTGTATGAGGATGAACATTTGATCGTGCTGGTAAAACCGACCGGGCTGGTCGTGCATCCGGCACCCGGCCATTCAGGCGGGACACTGGTAAACGCACTTTTGCATCATTGCCGCGGCTCGCTGTCCGGGATCGGCGGGGTAACGCGCCCGGGGATTGTACACCGGCTCGACAAGGATACATCCGGTGTCATGGTGTGCGCCAAGAGCGACATCGCACATCGCGGTCTGGTCGAGCAGTTTCAGGTGCACAGTATCAAGCGCGCCTATATGGCGGTTGTCTGGGGGATGCCGAACTCGCGTGCAGGACGCATCGAAAACCGCATCGGCCGCGATCCCAAAAACCGGAAACGCATGGCGGTTGTCGCTTCCGGCGGCAAACTGGCGGTCACGGATTACCGGGTAATCAGGCCGATTGGTGCTGTCGCGGCATTAATGGATTGCCATTTATTCACAGGACGGACTCACCAAATTCGTGTTCAAATGTCATCAATGGGTCATCCGCTGGTGGGCGATCCTTTGTATCATACAAGGGGAAGCAGCCGAAAAGATCGGGAAATTGTGATCCAGGGCCAGCCCGGCGCGTACAAACATCAGGCGTTGCACGCGTACAAACTCGGTTTCGAGCATCCGGTTACACACAAGGAGCTTGATTTCGAGATTGAACTATCAAATGAGATTAATGAGTTAATTGATAGTTTAGAAACATTATAA
- a CDS encoding multidrug effflux MFS transporter gives MPQSPPHQPKPAAPLSRLAVILLMVLGTLGQMALNIVLPSLPAIGADLQVIPGGERLVLSVFLIGFASGQLIVGPLIDRFGRRRILIPGLILYTLLGGIAALAGSIEWLLAARLLQGLGAAAGFVAARAIARDSFQGAELVRIFGLLTLTMGIVPGIAPIIGGFTQDYVGWQANMAITTLLGAGVLILCFFAMPETGTPSSEDISVPQVALNYLSIIKDPTFRRFAVTNALALGSLYAFHSGGPELMIRQLGLTPSSFGFLAFLHSGAYMLGAAAVSVFSERITEPSKVVIASALGMCASASAMLLLSMSGFASVVTIMFFMVIFGFALGTILPLGVAGALSPFKARAGTATALLGALQMSAGAGASAVVAAFPDIPGIAFPIVMIVMTAAAALNARRSHRELNP, from the coding sequence TTGCCGCAATCCCCTCCCCATCAACCGAAGCCCGCAGCGCCGCTGAGCCGACTTGCCGTCATACTGTTGATGGTGCTTGGGACGCTGGGGCAGATGGCCCTGAACATCGTATTACCTTCGCTACCGGCGATCGGCGCCGATCTGCAAGTGATCCCGGGCGGCGAACGGCTCGTACTATCGGTGTTCCTGATCGGTTTCGCCAGTGGACAACTGATTGTCGGCCCCCTCATCGATCGGTTCGGGCGACGCCGCATTCTGATTCCGGGCCTGATCCTTTATACGCTGCTGGGTGGCATCGCCGCCCTTGCAGGGTCCATCGAATGGTTGCTGGCGGCGCGGCTGTTGCAGGGGCTTGGCGCCGCGGCAGGATTTGTCGCCGCCCGGGCAATCGCGCGCGATTCATTTCAAGGCGCGGAACTGGTCCGTATCTTCGGGCTATTGACGCTGACTATGGGCATCGTCCCCGGTATCGCACCGATCATCGGCGGATTCACACAGGACTACGTCGGTTGGCAAGCGAACATGGCGATCACAACCCTGCTCGGCGCCGGTGTCCTGATCCTGTGCTTTTTCGCCATGCCCGAGACCGGCACCCCGTCATCCGAGGACATTTCCGTGCCGCAGGTCGCGCTCAATTATCTGTCGATCATCAAGGACCCGACCTTCAGGCGCTTCGCCGTCACCAACGCGCTGGCACTGGGGTCCTTGTATGCGTTTCACTCCGGCGGTCCTGAGTTGATGATCCGGCAACTGGGCCTGACCCCGTCCTCATTCGGCTTTCTTGCGTTCCTGCATTCCGGCGCCTATATGCTGGGTGCCGCCGCCGTTTCGGTTTTCAGCGAACGTATCACCGAGCCTTCCAAAGTCGTTATCGCCAGCGCCTTGGGCATGTGCGCCTCGGCCTCAGCCATGTTGTTGCTGTCGATGAGCGGGTTCGCCAGCGTTGTCACGATCATGTTCTTCATGGTGATCTTCGGATTTGCCCTGGGGACGATCCTGCCACTGGGTGTCGCCGGCGCACTCAGCCCGTTCAAGGCCAGGGCCGGCACCGCGACGGCGCTTCTGGGTGCGTTGCAGATGTCCGCCGGCGCCGGCGCCAGCGCCGTGGTCGCCGCGTTTCCCGATATACCCGGCATTGCCTTTCCCATCGTCATGATCGTCATGACCGCCGCCGCCGCCCTGAACGCCCGGCGTTCGCATCGAGAACTCAATCCCTAG
- a CDS encoding nitroreductase family protein has translation MTETLRDLIAARFAEPTEIGGDRPAEGTQALQLRHRSRRRYKDTPVSQDVLDVIYACALSAPAKSDLQQVAIIQFNDASKRDKVTDLFPSMPWIKQAPVFLLFCGDGRRIRRVCELRGTSFAHEPLDAFLNAAADAAIVMQNFIIAAEAEGLGCCPISAAREVTDEIAELAGLPAGVFPFAGLCVGHPADDPAISVRLPMRLTVHKDSYDDSNLEAEVESYDRRRSLTNPYGKQRNPDRYGSKENYGWSDDKARQTANTERLAFAAYIKRTGYKL, from the coding sequence ATGACCGAGACACTACGTGATCTGATCGCCGCCCGCTTTGCCGAACCCACCGAGATCGGCGGGGATCGCCCTGCGGAAGGCACGCAGGCCCTGCAACTCAGGCACCGTTCACGGCGCAGATACAAGGACACCCCGGTTTCACAGGATGTACTCGATGTTATTTATGCCTGTGCCCTGTCAGCGCCGGCCAAGTCCGATCTGCAACAGGTAGCGATTATCCAGTTCAATGATGCATCCAAGCGGGACAAGGTCACCGATCTGTTTCCTTCCATGCCGTGGATCAAGCAGGCGCCGGTATTTTTGCTGTTTTGCGGCGACGGGCGGCGTATCCGGCGCGTGTGCGAGCTTCGCGGCACATCGTTTGCGCACGAACCGCTGGACGCGTTCTTGAATGCCGCCGCCGACGCCGCCATCGTCATGCAGAATTTCATCATCGCCGCCGAAGCCGAGGGTCTTGGTTGCTGCCCGATCAGCGCTGCACGCGAAGTCACCGACGAAATTGCTGAACTTGCTGGGCTGCCGGCGGGCGTTTTTCCGTTTGCCGGTCTGTGTGTCGGTCATCCCGCGGACGATCCGGCCATCAGCGTGCGGCTGCCGATGCGCTTGACCGTACACAAGGACAGCTACGACGACAGCAATCTGGAAGCCGAAGTCGAAAGCTATGACCGCCGCCGCAGCCTGACGAACCCGTATGGCAAGCAACGCAATCCCGACCGTTATGGCAGTAAGGAAAATTATGGCTGGTCCGACGACAAGGCCCGCCAGACGGCGAACACGGAACGGCTTGCATTTGCCGCCTATATCAAGCGAACCGGATACAAGCTGTGA
- a CDS encoding M67 family metallopeptidase produces MTVRLSDGLAARIRVHAERGYPHEACGLLSGIRHNDGTVSITGVHESENVTAQDPKTGFEVDPKLRFDLMRALEAQADGSEIIGHYHSHPDHPAEPSATDLAMTYEVDFIWLICGVTKDGATALNAFRPRPDRSRFEALELATGQD; encoded by the coding sequence ATGACCGTTCGCCTCAGCGACGGCCTCGCCGCGCGCATCCGCGTGCACGCGGAACGGGGCTATCCGCATGAAGCGTGTGGACTGCTCTCCGGCATCCGCCACAACGACGGCACGGTGAGCATCACCGGCGTGCATGAAAGCGAAAACGTCACGGCCCAAGATCCGAAAACGGGCTTCGAGGTCGACCCCAAGCTCCGTTTCGATCTGATGCGCGCGCTGGAAGCCCAGGCCGACGGCAGCGAAATCATCGGCCATTATCATTCGCACCCCGACCACCCGGCGGAACCGTCGGCAACCGACCTTGCGATGACCTACGAGGTGGATTTCATCTGGTTGATTTGCGGCGTCACCAAGGACGGCGCGACGGCGTTGAATGCCTTCAGGCCGCGCCCCGACCGCAGCCGATTCGAGGCCCTGGAATTGGCCACCGGGCAAGACTGA
- a CDS encoding DUF4135 domain-containing protein produces the protein MQIKSGKAVSYKKPSPTFHNRIVNNNGNEWDPADFRSTFKSGYIDAMRWMTNNAALLTDIIDDIASGDFRIRYLVRKTRLYSITTHMLNIPAGELYPAWRESVFRRFASAGHFTESVSQKLLRAELHDMDRRDIPYFWVTANDNWVLHETGAVQTTESRTSPKQQAI, from the coding sequence TTGCAAATCAAAAGCGGCAAAGCAGTCTCATACAAAAAACCGTCACCGACGTTTCACAACAGAATAGTCAACAACAACGGCAACGAATGGGACCCCGCCGATTTCCGCTCAACCTTCAAGAGCGGATACATCGACGCGATGCGCTGGATGACGAACAATGCAGCCCTCCTTACCGACATCATTGACGATATAGCTTCCGGAGATTTTCGTATTCGATATTTGGTCAGAAAGACCCGCCTATACAGCATCACCACCCATATGCTGAACATCCCAGCAGGAGAACTTTACCCGGCCTGGAGGGAAAGCGTCTTTCGTCGTTTCGCAAGCGCGGGGCACTTCACGGAATCGGTATCTCAAAAACTTTTACGTGCGGAACTTCATGATATGGACCGGCGAGATATACCGTATTTTTGGGTGACCGCGAACGACAACTGGGTTTTACATGAAACCGGAGCCGTTCAGACGACGGAATCGAGAACGTCACCCAAGCAACAGGCGATCTAG